A single window of Drosophila suzukii chromosome 3, CBGP_Dsuzu_IsoJpt1.0, whole genome shotgun sequence DNA harbors:
- the Nepl12 gene encoding membrane metallo-endopeptidase-like 1, with product MLLWGVLICMILMHCDARSVMDGPDNTDSNYKPTINSTTDYLKEYADIMKSYMNIRVAPCDDFYEYACGNYPKVKPDRYSWHRRNSFADVIYTLSDIAEQLVTRMDLAESLNVSSELMVAQRFYNACLGAELHPFNAADPAYLDLIRSFGGFPAIDGAAWNASKFSWFNMSAHLTNYGAKGLIREALLAVYPFVPYTKLPELGFDHIVLEDNISSNSTRSYQLNEKRMRGYLKDFKLPEDKIDEVIAGVFAFWRAVLEVPGQCEVFSPFEIEREFSQWTHYYDISWNGLHVSDKSICDFYYVELDKVCERHPEAVANYLAMQLLYRFDPKIKAPKYQRDYCAVMMQTSMSFLFNKLYMANNFSVEKSSEVSEIVQELRKSLRRSLEEAEWLDSETRQEALLKESGIQSRIGAFKDNALTDRLIREIGSLKVVEDSYASTIINLQRLTVELNRFSSRHYMELANDTKPQMMLLGMQVSAAYYMLDNSINVMAGLLEPPIYHRSWPLPLKFGTLGFIVGHELTHGFDTTSSYFDGTGNMRSWWSEKSRQDFEQRAECYMDQYDRYTIPEINRHINGKTTMDENIADNGGLRQALAAYHSLKRRLLEDPGQERINEQMPGLDLTPEQLFFLGFAQVFCAEYQEEHYWKDLTDEHTIDKYRILGAVSNSEDFFQAYNCSVGSGMRRAAETCRLW from the exons CAATTATAAACCAACCATTAACTCTACGACTGACTACCTGAAGGAATACGCGGATATTATGAAATCGTATATGAACATAAGGGTCGCGCCCTGTGACGACTTCTACGAGTACGCCTGCGGTAATTATCCAAAGGTAAAGCCGGATCGGTACTCCTGGCACCGGCGGAACAGCTTTGCCGACGTGATCTATACACTTAGCGACATTGCGGAGCAACTGGTAACTAGGATGGATCTTGCGGAATCTCTTAATGTGTCCAGCGAACTGATGGTGGCCCAAAGATTTTACAATGCCTGCTTGGGAGCAGAGCTCCATCCATTCAATGCAGCTGATCCTGCTTATTTGGATTTGATTCGGTCGTTCGGAGGCTTTCCCGCCATCGATGGAGCCGCCTGGAATGCCTCCAAATTCAGTTGGTTCAACATGAGCGCCCACCTGACCAACTATGGAGCCAAAGGACTAATCCGCGAGGCGCTCCTGGCCGTGTATCCCTTTGTGCCCTACACCAAACTGCCCGAACTGGGATTCGATCACATCGTTCTCGAGGATAATATATCCAGTAATTCCACCCGTTCCTACCAGTTAAATGAGAAGCGAATGCGTGGTTACCTAAAGGACTTTAAATTACCAGAAGataaaatcgatgaagtaATCGCCGGGGTTTTCGCATTTTGGAGAGCAGTCCTTGAAGTTCCCGGCCAGTGCGAAGTTTTCAGCCCCTTTGAGATTGAGAGAGAGTTCTCCCAGTGGACGCACTATTATGATATTTCCTGGAACGGGCTCCATGTTTCAGATAAAAGCATTTGCGACTTTTACTATGTGGAACTGGACAAGGTGTGCGAAAGACATCCTGAGGCAGTGGCTAACTATCTGGCCATGCAGCTGCTCTATAGGTTCGATCCCAAAATAAAGGCGCCAAAGTACCAAAGGGATTATTGTGCTGTAATGATGCAGACCTCCATGTCGTTCCTGTTCAACAAACTCTATATGGCG AACAACTTTAGTGTGGAAAAAAGTTCGGAAGTATCAGAAATTGTGCAGGAACTACGAAAGAGCCTTCGGAGGTCGCTTGAGGAAGCCGAGTGGCTTGATTCAGAAACTCGACAGGAGGCTCTGCTCAAGGAGTCAGGCATTCAGTCTCGCATCGGTGCCTTCAAGGATAACGCTCTAACAGATCGTCTGATCCGTGAAATTGGCAGCCTGAAAGTAGTCGAGGATAGCTACGCCTCTACCATCATCAATCTGCAGCGCCTTACCGTCGAACTCAATCGCTTTAGCAGTCGGCACTATATGGAACTGGCGAACGATACCAAGCCCCAGATGATGCTGCTGGGTATGCAAGTATCGGCGGCCTACTACATGCTGGACAACTCCATCAACGTGATGGCCGGACTCCTGGAGCCACCCATCTACCACCGCTCCTGGCCACTTCCCCTGAAATTCGGCACCTTGGGTTTCATTGTGGGCCACGAACTGACCCATGGTTTCGACACAACCAGTTCCTATTTTGACGGCACTGGCAACATGCGATCCTGGTGGTCGGAGAAATCTCGTCAGGATTTCGAGCAACGCGCTGAGTGCTATATGGACCAATATGACAGGTACACAATACCGGAAATAAACCGCCATATCAACGGAAAGACGACAATGGACGAGAACATTGCCGATAATGGTGGCTTAAGACAGGCTTTGGCGGCCTACCACAGCCTCAAGAGGCGACTGCTGGAGGATCCTGGACAGGAGAGGATCAACGAGCAGATGCCAGGTCTCGACCTCACGCCGGAACAGCTATTCTTCCTGGGCTTCGCGCAGGTTTTCTGCGCAGAGTACCAGGAGGAGCACTACTGGAAGGACCTCACCGATGAACACACCATCGACAAGTACCGGATCCTGGGTGCCGTGTCCAACAGCGAGGACTTCTTCCAGGCCTACAACTGCTCCGTGGGAAGTGGAATGCGCCGTGCCGCAGAAACTTGCCGCCTTTGGTAA